Proteins from one Gimesia maris genomic window:
- a CDS encoding formate--tetrahydrofolate ligase, which translates to MHRITPSSPDGRILRDIDSLAKEIGLGPGDYEPYGRLKAKLVHGLADKYADRPLAKYIGVTAINPTPLGEGKTVTVIGLAMALSQLGHTTIGTLREPSLAPVFGIKGGGAGGGNCTLEPQSDINLHFTGDLHAVTSATNLLASIIDNHIARRKIPEINPKTITWKRALDLCDKGLAHIISGLDQPLQAPLRETGFDLTAASEVMAILALASNPRDLRQRLGRIVVGMTYDRQPVTVEQLGCTGAMAALLVDALRPNLVQSCEATPFLVHAGPFGNIAHGNSSIIADQIALKLADYVVTESGFGADCGAEKFFNIKCRTSGLQPDAEVLVCTARALKLQSGLFDVHPGKPLPPALLEENLDALHAGAVNLRAHLEIIQQYHLPTVVAINAFPDDSERELKEIQKIALEQGAAAAVITRAFSEGGEGSLALAAAVVEAAAQPNQFQYLYPLEMPIAEKIETIATRIYGAASVEFEPQARRRMQEYEHSGYGDLPVCIAKTQYSLSHDPHLLGRPTGFTFPVRDLRLSAGAGFLYALSGEIRTMPGLPSEPAALQIDIDDTGKIIGLH; encoded by the coding sequence ATGCATCGCATTACTCCTTCCAGCCCCGACGGGCGAATTCTCAGGGACATCGATTCCCTTGCGAAAGAAATCGGGTTGGGACCAGGTGACTACGAGCCGTACGGCCGCCTTAAGGCCAAGCTGGTACACGGTCTCGCCGACAAATATGCTGATCGCCCCCTGGCAAAGTACATTGGCGTCACCGCGATCAATCCCACTCCGCTGGGCGAAGGCAAAACCGTCACTGTCATCGGACTGGCGATGGCCCTCTCTCAACTGGGCCACACCACGATCGGCACACTCCGCGAACCTTCGCTGGCGCCGGTGTTTGGCATTAAGGGAGGCGGGGCCGGTGGAGGCAATTGCACGCTGGAACCTCAGTCCGATATCAACCTGCATTTCACCGGCGATCTGCACGCAGTCACCTCGGCCACCAATCTGCTGGCCAGCATCATCGATAACCACATTGCCCGGCGGAAGATTCCCGAGATCAATCCGAAGACCATCACCTGGAAACGGGCCCTGGATCTCTGCGACAAAGGCCTGGCCCACATCATCAGTGGGCTGGATCAACCGCTGCAGGCCCCGCTCCGTGAAACCGGCTTCGACCTGACCGCCGCCTCGGAAGTCATGGCGATTCTCGCTCTGGCCAGCAATCCCCGCGATCTGCGACAGCGACTGGGACGCATTGTTGTCGGCATGACGTACGACCGACAGCCGGTGACCGTCGAACAGCTGGGCTGTACCGGTGCGATGGCGGCCCTGCTCGTCGATGCACTGAGACCCAATCTGGTCCAGAGCTGTGAGGCGACGCCGTTTCTGGTGCATGCTGGCCCTTTCGGCAACATTGCACACGGCAACAGTTCTATCATTGCTGATCAGATCGCTCTGAAACTGGCCGATTATGTCGTCACGGAAAGCGGCTTTGGCGCGGACTGTGGTGCAGAAAAGTTCTTCAATATCAAATGTCGTACCAGCGGTCTGCAGCCTGATGCCGAAGTGCTGGTCTGTACCGCCCGCGCCCTGAAATTACAGAGCGGGCTATTCGACGTTCATCCGGGAAAACCGCTGCCCCCGGCACTGTTGGAAGAAAATCTGGATGCCCTCCACGCCGGCGCCGTCAACCTGCGGGCGCATCTGGAGATCATCCAGCAGTATCATCTGCCCACCGTCGTCGCCATCAATGCCTTTCCCGATGATTCCGAACGGGAACTGAAAGAGATTCAGAAGATCGCGCTCGAACAGGGCGCCGCAGCGGCCGTCATCACGCGCGCTTTCAGCGAAGGAGGCGAAGGCTCCCTCGCACTGGCCGCAGCGGTCGTAGAAGCTGCTGCACAGCCAAATCAGTTTCAGTATCTCTATCCCCTGGAAATGCCGATCGCCGAAAAAATCGAAACGATCGCAACCCGCATTTATGGTGCAGCTTCTGTTGAATTCGAACCACAGGCCCGCAGACGTATGCAGGAATACGAACACTCAGGCTACGGAGACCTGCCCGTCTGCATCGCTAAAACGCAGTACTCACTTTCCCACGATCCGCACCTGCTGGGACGACCGACCGGCTTCACCTTCCCAGTGCGTGACTTGCGTCTCTCGGCGGGAGCCGGGTTTCTCTACGCGTTGAGCGGTGAAATCCGCACGATGCCCGGTCTCCCTTCAGAGCCGGCCGCTTTGCAGATCGACATCGACGATACCGGCAAAATCATCGGCCTGCATTGA
- a CDS encoding mandelate racemase/muconate lactonizing enzyme family protein: MQITKIETSIADSIMPGLLLVRIHTSEGLVGCGETYYAPHAVAAMIHDWMSHYLIGKNPLDIEAHWRFLYERSTNFGSRGTELRAISAIDLALWDIFGQATSQPVWQLLGGCVQESIRTYNSCGGPSYGGANAEKTTHTWPGYGSVGNQGPLNDYWSAVNEPVELARSLISEGYQALKVWTLDFAAHKTNGPLHITQKDITRALEPFQKIRESLGSNIELIIDGHGFFQLAPAIRIAKRLQEYDILWAEDLLRVDCVDTLSDFRDKAGIPVAVSEMFNGPDDYRLALEKRAADFVMIDPTWVGGISQTRNITRLAQFYNVPVVMHDCTGPLTLLSGVHVAASSNNVAWQESLRAHLRILYPQLIDTPIEVEQGRIVIPKTPGLGVAWLPELFTPGTNQYRATELT, encoded by the coding sequence ATGCAGATCACGAAAATTGAAACCTCGATCGCCGATTCGATCATGCCCGGTCTACTGCTGGTCCGCATTCATACGAGTGAAGGGCTCGTCGGCTGCGGTGAAACCTATTACGCGCCGCATGCGGTAGCCGCGATGATCCACGACTGGATGTCGCATTACCTGATAGGAAAAAACCCCCTGGATATCGAAGCGCACTGGCGATTTCTTTACGAACGGTCGACAAACTTTGGTTCGCGGGGAACCGAGCTGCGGGCGATCTCGGCGATTGATCTCGCGTTGTGGGATATTTTCGGGCAGGCAACTTCACAACCGGTCTGGCAGCTGCTGGGTGGCTGTGTACAGGAATCGATTCGTACTTACAACAGCTGCGGCGGCCCTTCTTACGGTGGCGCCAATGCAGAAAAGACCACACACACCTGGCCCGGATATGGATCCGTGGGAAATCAGGGTCCGCTGAATGACTACTGGTCCGCCGTCAATGAACCGGTTGAACTGGCACGTTCACTGATCTCGGAAGGTTACCAGGCGCTCAAAGTCTGGACACTGGATTTCGCCGCGCATAAAACCAACGGTCCCCTGCATATCACACAAAAAGATATTACGCGGGCACTGGAACCATTCCAGAAAATCCGGGAGTCACTGGGGAGTAACATCGAACTGATCATCGACGGACACGGGTTCTTTCAACTCGCCCCCGCGATCCGGATTGCCAAACGACTGCAGGAGTATGATATTCTCTGGGCCGAAGATCTGCTGCGGGTCGACTGTGTGGATACGCTGAGTGACTTTCGCGATAAAGCAGGTATTCCGGTTGCCGTGAGTGAAATGTTTAACGGCCCCGATGACTATCGTCTGGCGCTGGAAAAAAGAGCTGCTGACTTTGTGATGATTGACCCCACCTGGGTGGGGGGTATTTCACAAACGCGGAACATCACCCGTCTGGCGCAGTTTTATAATGTCCCTGTCGTGATGCATGACTGCACGGGTCCCTTAACACTGCTGTCCGGTGTGCATGTCGCCGCCAGTTCGAATAATGTCGCCTGGCAGGAAAGCCTGCGGGCGCATCTGCGGATTCTTTATCCTCAGCTGATCGACACCCCGATTGAAGTGGAGCAGGGACGGATTGTCATACCGAAAACTCCGGGTCTGGGAGTTGCCTGGCTGCCCGAACTGTTTACGCCGGGGACGAACCAGTATCGTGCGACGGAGCTGACTTAG
- a CDS encoding M81 family metallopeptidase — translation MRVGIIALQHESNTFIQSATELPDFEYDVLATGDAIYPVFKDSAHEIGGFFASLSETDIEAVPIFVARALPGGTITQPTVESLLQQMLEELKNAGPLDGLLVAPHGAGVSENARDLDGYWLTQVRDVVGPDLPIVCTLDAHANVSQTMIDTCNATIVYRSNPHIDQRDRGIEAARLMQRILDGDVKPTQAACFVPLAINIERQHTSSEPCASLYQLADEMLKTPGVLSNSIILGFPYADVHEMGSGFIVVTDNDRELAQQLADQLGETLIQRRDDFRAHLVGIDDALDRAEQLEGPVCFLDMGDNIGGGSPADGTTILHAIKQRGGPPSFACLYDPEAAQQAIVAGPGATLAQLAMGGKTDDQHGAPLVCDVTVVSIHDGHFKEPAVRHGGKTEFQMGPTAVVKTSFGLTIMLNSHRTPPFSLGQLTSCGVEPADYQILIAKGVQAPLAAYSPVCPNLIRVNTPGVTSADMEQFQYQYRRQPLFPFESID, via the coding sequence ATGCGTGTCGGAATCATTGCGTTGCAACACGAGTCCAATACGTTCATTCAGTCGGCGACGGAACTGCCGGATTTTGAATACGATGTGCTGGCGACCGGGGATGCGATCTATCCTGTTTTTAAAGATTCCGCACATGAGATCGGCGGATTTTTCGCCAGTCTTTCAGAAACGGACATCGAAGCAGTGCCGATTTTTGTGGCTCGTGCTCTGCCCGGAGGAACAATCACCCAGCCAACCGTCGAGTCACTCCTGCAACAGATGCTGGAAGAATTGAAAAACGCGGGTCCCCTGGATGGTCTGCTGGTGGCGCCACATGGTGCAGGAGTCAGTGAAAATGCGCGTGACCTGGATGGGTACTGGCTGACGCAGGTCCGCGACGTAGTCGGACCGGATCTGCCCATTGTCTGTACGCTGGATGCGCATGCGAATGTGTCGCAGACGATGATCGATACCTGTAATGCGACGATCGTGTACCGTTCAAATCCCCACATCGATCAGCGCGACCGGGGCATTGAAGCGGCCCGGCTGATGCAACGCATTCTCGATGGTGATGTCAAACCAACGCAGGCCGCCTGTTTTGTTCCCCTCGCAATTAATATTGAGCGGCAGCATACCTCGTCTGAACCCTGTGCCTCACTCTATCAACTGGCAGATGAAATGCTGAAAACGCCGGGCGTACTGAGTAACAGTATTATCCTGGGGTTCCCTTACGCCGACGTGCACGAGATGGGTTCTGGTTTTATTGTCGTGACTGATAATGATCGCGAACTGGCACAACAGTTGGCCGACCAGCTGGGTGAAACCTTGATTCAGCGTCGTGATGATTTTCGGGCACACCTGGTGGGCATTGACGATGCGCTGGATCGGGCGGAACAGTTGGAGGGACCAGTCTGTTTTCTGGATATGGGGGACAATATCGGTGGCGGCTCTCCCGCGGATGGCACAACGATTTTACATGCAATCAAACAGCGAGGCGGCCCCCCCAGCTTTGCCTGTCTCTACGACCCCGAGGCGGCACAACAGGCGATCGTCGCGGGTCCGGGAGCTACATTGGCTCAACTGGCAATGGGAGGTAAGACCGATGATCAACATGGCGCGCCGCTGGTCTGCGATGTAACCGTGGTGAGTATTCATGACGGCCATTTTAAAGAACCGGCAGTCAGGCACGGGGGTAAAACCGAATTTCAGATGGGCCCCACTGCAGTCGTGAAAACCAGTTTTGGCCTGACGATCATGCTCAACAGTCATCGCACGCCGCCGTTCAGCCTGGGGCAGTTGACGTCATGTGGCGTTGAACCTGCTGACTACCAGATCCTGATTGCCAAGGGAGTCCAGGCACCGTTGGCCGCTTACAGCCCGGTCTGCCCGAACCTGATTCGCGTAAATACGCCGGGCGTCACATCAGCCGACATGGAACAGTTTCAATATCAGTACCGGCGTCAGCCACTGTTTCCTTTTGAATCGATCGATTAA
- a CDS encoding IS4 family transposase, giving the protein MKQSPEQILEFDRAFEQLKDLVDLRQADQLHPRRPNAIYTACVVLWMLIFQRLKPDASLEAAVKHLIENQPDYLPENKRLSQGTLSSNSAAYSRARSELPLDVVKWFSNEITRAIVGQSETLLDGRQIFLLDGTTITLAPEKELQTKFPPASNQHGESVWPVVNLTVFHELSSGCALLPQLGAMYGPEAVSETELARNGMHCLPDESIIMADAGFGIFGVAYQAQLLGHDFFLRMKKLNFESLRAKAKLVSQSPKHKTYQHQWTPTPKNRKTQPGLPRDASLAVVLHEIIVNETLTLYCVTSLPQDAATLGNLYNQRVNVEVDIRNLKVVLDTENIRAKKVDTFLKELYTSVVAYNLVGQFRRQAAELNQVAPRRMSFKRTWTTFQTFLLKHLHTEPESWRESFERALFYATKDKLPNRAASRSVKRECYAKRSKRDHFEKRKKPPEKLKHTDLK; this is encoded by the coding sequence GTGAAACAATCACCGGAACAGATTCTTGAATTCGATCGTGCCTTCGAACAACTTAAAGATTTGGTGGACTTACGCCAAGCCGATCAGCTGCATCCCAGGCGGCCCAATGCAATCTATACCGCCTGCGTTGTGCTGTGGATGCTGATTTTTCAACGCCTCAAACCAGATGCCTCACTCGAAGCGGCGGTGAAGCATCTGATTGAAAATCAACCTGACTACCTTCCTGAAAACAAACGATTAAGCCAGGGTACACTCTCGTCCAACAGTGCAGCATACAGCCGGGCTCGCAGCGAACTGCCGTTGGATGTTGTGAAATGGTTTTCCAATGAAATCACTCGTGCCATCGTCGGGCAATCTGAAACCCTGCTGGACGGTCGTCAAATATTTTTACTCGATGGAACCACGATCACATTAGCACCGGAAAAAGAATTACAAACGAAATTTCCGCCCGCCTCAAATCAGCACGGTGAAAGTGTCTGGCCTGTTGTCAATCTGACCGTTTTTCACGAACTCAGTAGTGGATGTGCCTTGCTGCCACAGCTGGGGGCCATGTATGGACCTGAAGCGGTTTCCGAAACGGAACTTGCCCGAAATGGCATGCACTGCCTGCCAGACGAATCGATCATCATGGCTGATGCAGGATTTGGGATCTTTGGCGTTGCTTACCAGGCACAACTCCTGGGGCATGATTTTTTTCTACGCATGAAGAAGTTAAACTTTGAGTCACTTCGAGCCAAAGCAAAACTCGTATCGCAAAGCCCAAAACATAAGACCTACCAACACCAGTGGACTCCGACCCCCAAAAACCGTAAAACACAACCCGGGCTCCCCAGGGACGCTTCGCTGGCTGTTGTTTTGCACGAAATCATCGTCAATGAAACCTTGACGCTGTATTGCGTTACCAGCCTGCCGCAAGACGCTGCCACCCTGGGCAACCTCTACAATCAAAGGGTCAATGTCGAAGTTGATATTCGTAACTTGAAGGTCGTATTGGACACCGAGAACATTCGCGCCAAGAAGGTAGACACGTTTTTGAAAGAGCTGTATACGTCAGTGGTCGCCTACAATTTAGTTGGTCAATTCCGCAGACAGGCGGCTGAACTGAATCAGGTTGCTCCGCGGCGGATGAGCTTTAAGCGAACCTGGACAACATTCCAAACGTTCCTGTTGAAGCACCTGCACACTGAGCCAGAATCATGGCGTGAATCCTTCGAGCGAGCACTGTTCTACGCGACCAAAGATAAACTACCCAATCGCGCTGCCAGCCGAAGCGTAAAAAGAGAATGCTACGCCAAACGTTCAAAGAGAGACCATTTCGAAAAAAGAAAAAAGCCCCCAGAGAAATTGAAACACACTGATCTGAAGTAA
- a CDS encoding Gfo/Idh/MocA family protein — MSNSVDRREFLKKALIAGTAVPAFTGALPLMPLEAASKSKSPNEKLNLASIGVAARAYANISGTKTENFVALCDIDSKRLEIASKEFPKADKYDDYRKVLDRNDLDGVLVSTPDHMHAPAAAAALRKGLPVYCEKPLTHSVYEARVLTDLAAKAGVATQMGNQIHATDNYRKVVEMVQSGVIGPVRRVHVWVGGGVRIEGERSKENNPPSYVNYDQWIGPAPFRPYNESHFHFNWRYWWDFGNGQLGDFGCHYMDLPFWALKLKYPKTVVAVGEKGHGGVNECPSLMKVDYEYEAREDLPPVHMTWYHGGWKPKGAEVYEKNSAVLFEGDDGRLLADYGTNKVFMEAGKEAKPVEPYLTRPKSHHIEWLDAIRNGTPTGSNFNYAGPLTETVLLGNVSYRVGQKKLEWDADNLKVTNVPEAAQYIKREYREGWTL; from the coding sequence ATGTCAAATTCTGTTGACCGCCGCGAGTTCCTCAAGAAAGCGCTGATTGCGGGAACTGCCGTGCCTGCCTTCACGGGGGCTCTCCCTCTAATGCCGCTGGAAGCCGCTTCCAAAAGTAAAAGTCCCAACGAAAAACTGAACCTGGCTTCGATCGGCGTGGCCGCCCGGGCTTATGCGAATATCAGCGGTACAAAAACAGAAAACTTCGTCGCGCTCTGCGATATCGATTCGAAGCGTCTGGAGATTGCCTCCAAAGAATTCCCCAAAGCCGACAAGTACGATGACTATCGCAAAGTTCTTGATCGCAACGACCTGGACGGCGTACTGGTAAGTACTCCCGATCACATGCATGCTCCGGCAGCGGCAGCAGCGCTGCGAAAAGGCCTGCCCGTTTACTGTGAAAAACCTCTCACGCATTCCGTCTACGAAGCACGCGTCCTGACTGATCTGGCCGCGAAAGCCGGTGTTGCCACTCAGATGGGCAACCAGATTCACGCCACCGACAACTACCGCAAGGTGGTGGAAATGGTTCAGTCCGGTGTGATCGGTCCCGTCCGCCGCGTGCATGTCTGGGTCGGAGGCGGCGTTCGTATTGAAGGCGAACGTTCCAAAGAAAATAATCCCCCTTCTTACGTCAACTACGATCAATGGATCGGGCCGGCTCCGTTCCGTCCTTATAATGAATCCCACTTCCATTTCAACTGGCGCTACTGGTGGGATTTCGGTAACGGTCAACTGGGTGACTTCGGTTGTCACTATATGGACCTGCCTTTCTGGGCATTGAAACTGAAATATCCCAAAACGGTCGTCGCTGTTGGAGAAAAAGGGCATGGCGGCGTGAATGAATGCCCGAGCCTGATGAAAGTCGATTACGAATACGAGGCCCGCGAAGATCTGCCTCCAGTGCACATGACCTGGTATCACGGCGGCTGGAAACCCAAAGGCGCTGAAGTCTACGAGAAAAACAGCGCCGTCCTGTTCGAAGGGGATGACGGACGTCTGCTCGCCGACTATGGCACGAACAAGGTCTTCATGGAAGCCGGCAAAGAAGCCAAACCGGTAGAACCTTACCTGACCCGTCCCAAGAGCCACCACATCGAATGGCTGGATGCCATCCGTAACGGTACCCCCACGGGCAGTAACTTCAATTATGCCGGCCCACTGACAGAGACCGTGCTGCTGGGCAACGTTTCTTACCGCGTCGGTCAGAAGAAGCTGGAATGGGATGCCGACAACCTTAAGGTCACCAACGTCCCCGAAGCCGCCCAGTACATCAAACGCGAATACCGCGAAGGCTGGACACTGTAG
- a CDS encoding diacylglycerol/lipid kinase family protein, with the protein MSLPWVAIQRNPISGTGNRASLIMDLIRHLKQNGIRPRLFSNRERMQKLLRHQFTDAPPLCVVAAGGDGTVQDLINRYPDQRIAILPLGTENLMARYLGIPRSGVFVAEMIKEGATREVDLCQMQQKRFILMASVGFDAAVVADLTEFRKGNISHLSYLKPIWRTICSYPYERLLISTDQSTEEFTAYHAIIVNIPAYGLNLKFSPSANDQDGLLDLILFKKKGLFSTLKYLYQIVRGSHLNSPDVLRIQANRIQIRSAKPVPVQTDGDASGLTPLEITVLPRAGRFIVPC; encoded by the coding sequence ATGAGTTTACCCTGGGTCGCTATTCAAAGAAATCCGATCTCCGGTACAGGAAACCGTGCCTCTTTGATTATGGATTTGATCCGCCACCTGAAGCAGAATGGGATCAGGCCGCGACTGTTTTCCAACCGGGAACGTATGCAGAAACTGCTGCGTCACCAGTTTACGGATGCCCCGCCTCTCTGCGTGGTGGCCGCCGGCGGTGATGGGACTGTCCAGGATCTGATCAACCGTTATCCTGACCAGCGAATCGCGATTCTCCCGCTGGGAACCGAAAATCTGATGGCCCGGTACCTGGGAATCCCCCGTTCAGGCGTCTTCGTCGCGGAAATGATCAAGGAGGGTGCGACACGTGAAGTCGACCTGTGTCAGATGCAGCAGAAACGTTTTATCCTGATGGCCAGTGTGGGCTTTGACGCGGCAGTCGTGGCGGATCTGACCGAATTCCGCAAAGGAAATATTTCTCACCTGAGTTATCTGAAGCCCATCTGGCGAACGATTTGCTCCTACCCGTATGAACGGCTGCTGATCTCTACAGATCAGAGTACTGAAGAGTTCACCGCCTATCATGCCATCATCGTCAACATTCCCGCCTATGGGCTGAATTTGAAATTTTCCCCTTCAGCAAACGATCAGGATGGACTGCTCGACCTGATTCTGTTTAAGAAAAAAGGGCTGTTCAGCACGCTGAAATACCTGTACCAGATCGTACGAGGCTCGCATTTGAATTCGCCTGATGTACTGCGGATTCAGGCAAATCGCATCCAGATTCGTTCTGCGAAACCGGTGCCCGTTCAGACCGACGGGGATGCTTCCGGTCTGACTCCGCTGGAAATAACGGTTCTCCCCCGGGCAGGGCGATTTATCGTCCCTTGCTGA
- a CDS encoding hybrid sensor histidine kinase/response regulator: MTSENLAEGIAEFDQGNISALVVPATSDTLPLALIQSGTLLEFLPHAVVVLDADLRIIWSNHQLSQLCGQENSLIGHSFYDAFGAPEILGPDFSPFHSAFSTRKIAKSGLRVGDKSYFDVEVMPVLTSSDSKEEPAYLVASVRDISEEVLQRQKLNAIYQAGLELGDLSPEEIFEMTTEDRIELLKAKILHYTQDLLEFETVEIRLLDKASNRLDVLLAVGMEQVATNRTLYADPEANGVTGFVAATGKSYLCEDTAHDPLYMSGAPNARSSLTVPLNLHDEVLGTFNVESPHAGAFDENDLHFLELFSREVAIALNTLDLLVVEKLTTASASTELIMRGVVDPVDEILNDTAWILERYIGHEPSVCERLQRILKDTRHIKQLIQQVGDEMAPQTPHHHKVPTMRQVNPKLVNKRILVVDSDATVRRAAHELLGRLGCEVETAHDGEEAFLMVRSFHYDVVIADIRLPDMNGYECFAQIREIHEHLPVILMTGFGYDPTHSIVKARQLGLKCVLYKPFRLDQLITGVEKAVSISEDIASETSN; this comes from the coding sequence GTGACCTCGGAGAATCTGGCGGAAGGCATCGCTGAATTTGATCAGGGAAATATTTCTGCCCTGGTCGTGCCTGCCACTTCCGACACGCTACCCCTGGCGTTGATTCAATCGGGGACCCTGCTGGAATTCCTGCCGCATGCCGTGGTCGTTCTGGATGCCGACCTGCGAATCATCTGGTCGAACCATCAGTTGAGCCAGCTTTGCGGACAGGAAAACTCACTGATCGGTCATTCCTTCTATGATGCTTTTGGTGCTCCCGAAATTCTGGGCCCTGACTTCAGCCCGTTTCACTCCGCTTTCTCCACACGCAAGATTGCCAAGAGCGGACTGCGGGTGGGTGATAAGAGTTACTTTGATGTCGAGGTCATGCCGGTCCTGACTTCTTCTGACAGCAAAGAGGAACCGGCTTACCTGGTAGCCAGCGTGCGTGATATTTCGGAAGAGGTATTACAGCGTCAGAAACTCAATGCCATTTATCAGGCGGGACTCGAACTCGGTGATCTCTCACCCGAAGAAATCTTCGAGATGACGACCGAAGATCGTATCGAACTCCTGAAAGCCAAGATTCTGCATTACACTCAGGATCTGCTCGAGTTTGAAACCGTGGAAATTCGTCTGCTGGATAAAGCCTCGAATCGGCTCGATGTTCTGCTCGCTGTCGGCATGGAGCAGGTGGCAACCAACCGCACACTCTATGCAGATCCCGAAGCGAACGGCGTGACCGGCTTTGTCGCTGCGACGGGAAAAAGTTACCTCTGTGAAGACACGGCGCACGATCCCCTCTATATGTCAGGGGCTCCCAATGCCCGCAGTTCCCTGACGGTTCCCCTGAACCTGCACGATGAAGTATTGGGAACATTCAATGTGGAAAGTCCGCACGCGGGTGCCTTTGACGAAAATGATCTGCACTTCCTCGAGCTGTTCAGTCGCGAAGTCGCGATTGCCTTAAATACACTGGATCTGCTGGTTGTCGAAAAACTGACGACGGCTTCTGCCAGTACTGAATTGATTATGCGTGGGGTCGTTGATCCGGTGGATGAGATCCTCAACGATACGGCCTGGATTCTGGAGCGGTATATCGGTCACGAGCCAAGTGTGTGCGAGCGATTGCAGCGTATCCTTAAAGATACTCGCCACATTAAGCAACTGATTCAACAGGTGGGAGACGAAATGGCTCCCCAGACACCTCATCATCATAAAGTGCCCACGATGAGACAGGTGAATCCCAAACTGGTCAACAAGCGGATTCTGGTCGTCGACAGTGATGCCACTGTCAGACGGGCAGCACATGAACTGCTGGGCCGACTGGGCTGTGAGGTAGAAACCGCTCACGATGGAGAAGAAGCATTCCTGATGGTCCGCAGCTTTCATTATGATGTGGTCATCGCCGATATCCGGCTGCCCGATATGAACGGGTACGAATGCTTCGCCCAGATCCGGGAGATCCATGAGCACCTGCCTGTGATCCTGATGACAGGTTTTGGGTACGATCCCACGCACTCGATCGTCAAGGCCCGACAACTTGGTCTGAAATGCGTCCTCTACAAGCCGTTCCGCCTCGATCAACTTATTACCGGCGTTGAAAAAGCGGTCAGCATCTCTGAAGATATCGCTTCAGAAACCTCCAACTGA
- a CDS encoding mannonate dehydratase: MQLTSVVTPFTDDNLKLLSQIGVTHVTIRYPGPGLEMLQAIKTRVTACGLQIAAIEGYLPIENIKLGNERFDEEIAEMKSLLQNMQQAGIPFVCYNFMAGTDWVRTELKAPERGGAFVTGFDLEQAEQAVSLSETTRDQESAPVTAEELWTNLKRFLQELLPVAEACGVTLAMHPDDPPLDTFMGKARIMNSVESFERLMELSSSPANGICFCQGTFAEMGVDIPATIERLGSHIRYVHFRDIRGTRERFVETFHDNGPTDMFAAVKAYQNIGFTGPIRPDHVPQLVGEEAGEPGYTMLGRLHAFGYLQGLIEGAQKC, translated from the coding sequence ATGCAGCTGACATCAGTCGTAACGCCTTTTACCGATGACAACCTGAAACTGCTGTCACAAATTGGTGTCACACATGTGACGATCCGTTATCCGGGGCCTGGTCTGGAAATGCTACAGGCAATCAAAACACGGGTCACTGCCTGCGGTCTGCAGATAGCGGCGATCGAAGGATATCTACCCATTGAAAACATCAAGCTGGGCAATGAGCGGTTTGACGAAGAGATTGCGGAAATGAAATCGCTGTTGCAGAACATGCAGCAGGCAGGCATCCCCTTTGTCTGTTACAATTTTATGGCGGGAACCGACTGGGTCCGTACAGAACTGAAAGCGCCGGAGCGGGGCGGTGCATTCGTGACCGGCTTTGATCTCGAGCAGGCTGAGCAGGCGGTTTCGCTTTCAGAAACCACACGCGATCAAGAATCCGCCCCGGTCACCGCTGAGGAACTCTGGACCAACCTGAAACGCTTTCTACAGGAACTGCTACCGGTCGCCGAAGCGTGCGGCGTGACACTGGCGATGCACCCCGATGATCCGCCTCTGGACACATTCATGGGGAAAGCCCGCATCATGAATTCGGTGGAGAGTTTCGAACGTCTGATGGAACTCTCTTCGAGCCCCGCGAATGGCATCTGTTTCTGTCAGGGCACGTTTGCAGAAATGGGCGTTGATATTCCCGCGACGATTGAGCGACTGGGATCTCATATCCGTTATGTCCATTTCCGGGATATCCGGGGAACGCGCGAACGTTTTGTCGAAACGTTTCACGATAACGGCCCGACCGACATGTTTGCCGCCGTCAAAGCATATCAGAATATCGGGTTCACAGGACCGATTCGCCCCGATCATGTGCCTCAGCTGGTGGGAGAAGAAGCGGGAGAGCCCGGTTATACGATGCTGGGACGCCTGCATGCCTTCGGTTACCTGCAGGGACTGATTGAGGGGGCTCAGAAATGCTGA